One genomic segment of uncultured Desulfobacter sp. includes these proteins:
- a CDS encoding ATP-binding protein has translation MTVIKNKTKPFRKKHGWRMTIFMRTALLGWGLAIASLFFFMMITVPRQKEIFVNILASKANGLAASLHDVSAGAAVNEDYSSVVNAAQTLMKGDPDIDFLIIIKNDGFALVIEQKKWEVAQLKDSHFIREARKTSWEVELSPLFQRRLFHFAQPFDYSGIQWGWIHVGLSLDEYDKSVSGLYKSTALLALICILISLLGSFGYARQIVQPILTLQSLVQKIAGGDLSVRADADGNDELGTLAGSVNTMADALLKRNKILESVRFAAYHFLQGQTWNASVVKVLEDIGNAADISRAAFYEVVTDNSGVFCAKKRYDWAAPGISPGLADPEYKMIRFEKWGVAHWIDTLAQGRLLSISQQDCSVAEQIIFQYRKIESLILIPVFVESNWWGILALEDCSEIREWTAAETSCFSALADMLGATVARQRFQKDLIMARDNLEAQVKQRTRELENQVQAKEKALSDLSVAQTSLVEASRAAGMAEVATGVLHNVGNVLNSVNVSATLISDTLRESRAGNVLKIARMMDLPPEDLALFLTRDPKGQQIPKYLISLGKVLSDEHVRLSSETKELAGRIEHIKEIVAMQQNYGRVLGISETIAPEKLMEDALMLNQGALVRHNVIVKKEYEKISPVVVDKHKVLQILLNFINNAKYACSDSGKAENVITLGIYKGQGDKVCLSVADNGIGIKSENLTRIFGHGFTTRKSGHGFGLHSGALAAKEMGGRLLVDSKGLGQGAVFTLELPAEPGKAAS, from the coding sequence AAAACAAAACCTTTCAGAAAGAAACATGGCTGGCGTATGACCATTTTTATGCGTACCGCGCTGCTAGGGTGGGGCTTGGCCATCGCCTCCCTGTTTTTTTTCATGATGATTACCGTCCCCAGGCAAAAGGAGATTTTTGTCAATATATTGGCTTCCAAAGCCAACGGTCTGGCCGCCTCCCTGCATGATGTCTCCGCAGGCGCAGCCGTTAACGAGGATTACTCCAGCGTTGTGAACGCCGCCCAGACCTTGATGAAAGGGGACCCTGATATTGATTTTTTGATCATCATAAAAAATGACGGTTTTGCCTTGGTCATTGAGCAGAAAAAATGGGAAGTTGCCCAGTTGAAAGATTCTCACTTTATCAGAGAGGCGCGTAAAACCTCATGGGAGGTTGAGTTAAGCCCCCTGTTTCAGCGACGTCTTTTCCATTTTGCCCAGCCCTTTGATTATTCAGGTATCCAATGGGGCTGGATTCACGTGGGCCTCTCCCTTGACGAGTATGATAAAAGTGTTTCAGGTTTGTACAAAAGTACCGCGCTTCTTGCACTGATCTGTATTCTCATCAGCCTTTTGGGTTCTTTTGGTTATGCACGGCAGATTGTCCAGCCGATCCTGACGCTTCAATCTCTGGTCCAGAAAATTGCCGGCGGGGATCTGTCTGTCAGGGCAGATGCGGATGGAAATGATGAGCTCGGGACGTTGGCCGGTTCTGTAAACACCATGGCAGATGCCTTGTTGAAAAGAAATAAGATTCTGGAAAGTGTTCGGTTTGCCGCCTATCATTTTTTACAGGGTCAAACCTGGAACGCCAGTGTCGTAAAGGTCCTTGAGGACATTGGGAACGCTGCCGATATCAGCAGGGCTGCGTTTTATGAAGTTGTCACGGATAATTCCGGTGTTTTTTGCGCAAAAAAGCGTTATGATTGGGCTGCCCCCGGCATATCACCGGGGCTGGCAGATCCGGAATACAAAATGATCCGTTTTGAAAAATGGGGAGTGGCGCACTGGATTGACACACTTGCACAAGGCCGGCTCCTGTCCATTTCTCAGCAGGACTGCAGCGTGGCTGAGCAGATTATTTTTCAGTATCGAAAAATTGAATCTTTAATTCTTATTCCTGTATTTGTGGAGAGCAACTGGTGGGGAATTCTCGCCCTTGAAGACTGCAGTGAGATACGAGAATGGACAGCAGCGGAGACCAGTTGTTTTAGCGCCCTGGCTGACATGCTTGGGGCGACCGTTGCCAGGCAGCGATTTCAAAAAGATTTGATCATGGCCAGGGACAACCTTGAGGCCCAGGTGAAGCAGCGAACCCGGGAACTTGAAAATCAGGTCCAGGCCAAGGAAAAAGCCTTGTCCGACCTCTCCGTTGCCCAGACGTCGCTGGTGGAGGCTTCCAGGGCTGCGGGCATGGCCGAGGTCGCCACGGGCGTACTTCACAATGTCGGCAATGTGCTCAACAGCGTCAACGTGTCCGCTACCCTGATTTCGGATACGCTTCGTGAATCCAGGGCCGGCAACGTGTTGAAAATTGCCCGGATGATGGACCTGCCCCCTGAAGATCTGGCCCTGTTTTTAACCCGGGACCCGAAGGGGCAGCAGATCCCAAAATATCTCATATCCCTTGGCAAGGTCCTTTCAGACGAACATGTCCGGCTGTCCAGTGAAACAAAAGAATTAGCCGGCCGTATTGAGCACATCAAGGAGATCGTTGCCATGCAACAGAATTATGGCCGGGTCTTAGGGATCAGTGAAACCATTGCCCCTGAAAAATTGATGGAGGATGCCCTGATGCTGAATCAAGGAGCTCTAGTCCGTCATAATGTTATTGTTAAAAAAGAGTATGAAAAGATTTCCCCTGTGGTGGTGGACAAACACAAGGTTCTGCAAATTTTGTTAAATTTTATTAATAATGCAAAATATGCCTGCTCGGACAGCGGCAAGGCGGAAAACGTCATTACTTTGGGGATATACAAAGGGCAAGGCGATAAAGTCTGCCTGTCCGTGGCGGACAACGGGATTGGAATAAAATCTGAAAATTTAACCCGTATTTTTGGGCATGGTTTTACAACCCGTAAATCCGGACACGGATTTGGCCTGCATTCCGGAGCCCTGGCAGCAAAGGAAATGGGAGGGCGCCTTTTGGTTGACAGCAAAGGCCTGGGACAAGGTGCCGTCTTCACACTTGAACTGCCGGCAGAGCCTGGAAAGGCCGCATCATGA
- a CDS encoding EAL domain-containing protein encodes MNTQEKKSSHRILVIDDNTAIHADFRKILGSVSETNSELDNMESFLFDTETDHNRNSDVQFEIEYASQGQEGLDLVRKANEAGNPFSLAFVDGRMPPGWDGIETISHLWKESPELQVVLCTAYADYSWSEIQKVLGESDSLLILKKPFDNVEVLQMAHALTRKWELNREIKGRLNKLAFYDDLTGLPNRALFLDRLNGAINQHLRNKQRGALLFIDLDDFKRINDTLGHSVGDELLKIMADRLIESLRLSDTVSRSVKDRTAARLGGDEFTVLLPEINDLDTAAVVSQRIVEHVRMPVSIGKNEFMVTPSIGIAIFPDDGDTVETLLKNADLAMYFAKRSHGQGSFKYFQESMNDAALKRLTIENQLRQAINRDELHLFYQPQVDLPSGELIGMEALLRWDNHVLGSVSPVEFIPIAEACGLIIPIGEWVMRTACTQMCRWIESGLSIKRVAVNVSVNQFTHPDFLAVVEKILDETGMPANHLEIEITESLFAQNMDKISYILNALHDKGIGVSVDDFGTGYSSLSRLKDMPIDCLKIDRSFILGIDSIKNDRSIIAAIMSMAKGMDIRVIAEGIDNDRQLDFMVNKECTEAQGFLFSRPLPPEKIEAILKKGDQKITFPQEKD; translated from the coding sequence ATGAACACCCAGGAAAAAAAATCCAGTCACCGCATTCTTGTGATTGACGATAATACTGCCATTCACGCAGATTTTCGAAAGATCCTTGGCAGTGTGTCAGAAACAAACAGTGAACTGGATAATATGGAATCCTTTCTGTTTGACACTGAAACCGACCATAACCGGAATAGTGATGTCCAATTTGAGATCGAATATGCCTCCCAGGGTCAGGAGGGCCTGGACCTAGTGCGAAAGGCCAATGAGGCGGGAAATCCTTTTTCTCTGGCTTTTGTCGACGGACGCATGCCCCCGGGCTGGGACGGGATTGAGACCATCAGCCACCTGTGGAAGGAGAGCCCTGAGTTGCAGGTGGTGCTTTGCACGGCTTACGCCGACTATTCCTGGTCGGAGATTCAAAAGGTCCTGGGAGAAAGCGACAGTCTTCTAATTCTTAAAAAACCGTTTGACAACGTGGAAGTGCTTCAGATGGCCCATGCCCTGACTCGAAAATGGGAGTTAAACCGGGAAATAAAAGGTCGGCTGAATAAACTGGCCTTTTATGACGATCTGACAGGATTGCCCAACCGGGCTCTTTTTCTGGACAGGCTCAATGGAGCGATTAATCAACATCTGAGGAATAAGCAAAGGGGAGCGCTACTCTTCATTGATCTGGACGACTTTAAACGAATTAATGACACCCTGGGTCACAGCGTAGGGGATGAACTGCTCAAAATTATGGCTGACCGTCTTATCGAGAGTCTACGTCTATCTGATACGGTTTCCCGGTCAGTCAAGGACCGCACTGCGGCACGGCTGGGCGGGGATGAATTTACAGTGCTGCTGCCTGAAATCAATGATCTGGATACGGCGGCTGTCGTTTCCCAGCGTATTGTTGAACATGTGAGAATGCCGGTTTCCATTGGGAAAAATGAATTCATGGTAACCCCAAGCATCGGCATTGCTATTTTCCCGGATGACGGGGACACTGTGGAAACTTTATTGAAAAATGCGGACCTGGCCATGTATTTTGCGAAGAGAAGCCACGGCCAGGGAAGTTTTAAGTATTTCCAGGAATCCATGAATGATGCAGCTTTAAAGCGGCTAACCATAGAGAATCAGCTGCGTCAGGCAATCAACAGGGATGAGCTGCATTTGTTTTATCAACCCCAGGTAGATCTTCCTTCAGGTGAACTGATCGGTATGGAGGCCCTGCTACGCTGGGACAATCATGTTCTTGGCAGTGTCTCGCCTGTGGAGTTTATTCCCATTGCCGAAGCGTGTGGTCTGATTATTCCCATAGGGGAATGGGTTATGCGGACCGCATGTACACAGATGTGCCGATGGATCGAAAGCGGGCTGTCCATCAAACGGGTTGCTGTCAATGTATCTGTTAATCAGTTTACCCATCCTGACTTTTTGGCTGTGGTGGAAAAAATTCTTGACGAGACGGGCATGCCGGCCAACCATCTTGAAATCGAAATTACCGAGAGTCTTTTTGCCCAGAATATGGATAAAATTTCGTATATTCTTAATGCACTGCACGATAAAGGTATTGGTGTGTCAGTGGATGATTTCGGTACCGGATACTCCAGTCTCAGCCGCCTTAAGGATATGCCCATAGATTGTCTTAAAATTGACCGGTCTTTTATATTGGGGATAGATTCCATAAAAAATGATCGGTCCATTATCGCAGCCATTATGTCAATGGCTAAGGGCATGGATATTAGAGTTATTGCCGAAGGTATAGATAACGACCGGCAACTTGATTTTATGGTGAATAAAGAATGCACAGAGGCCCAGGGCTTTCTGTTCAGCCGGCCCCTGCCCCCTGAAAAAATAGAGGCAATTTTGAAAAAAGGCGATCAGAAAATAACATTTCCCCAGGAAAAGGATTGA